In a genomic window of Quercus lobata isolate SW786 chromosome 4, ValleyOak3.0 Primary Assembly, whole genome shotgun sequence:
- the LOC115987332 gene encoding premnaspirodiene oxygenase-like produces the protein MLQVFPFPLFTWLFFLFILVIYWKRSKAKGQGQKLPPGPWKLPLIGNLHQLVFSLPHRSLRDLAQKHGPIMQLQLGEVLAIIISSPKVVEEVLKTHDTALANRPIILAVEVMSYDNSGIVFAPYGDYWRQMRKICVSKLLSAKRVQSFSRIREEEVNNLVKSISLSEGVPINLSEKIFSSTNCIASRAAIGKKCKYEKEFISLIKEMFALGGGFDLPDLFPSLKFLGFLTGMKSALEKIQKQLDRILDEIVNEHKMKRSATSTNKHEPGDDDDDDDLVDVLIKLQEMGELEFRVTSNHIKAVTEDIFSAANETSASTIEWAMSELLRNPRVMEKAQAEVRQVLQGRRNLDETYVHKLDYLKLVVKETLRLHPPGALVSRESREKCEINGYEIPSNTKVIINIWALGRDPEYWIDADCFWPERFHGSSIDFKGTNYEFIPFGGGRRMCPGMSFALAIVELVLSQLLFHFNWKLPNDIKLEELDMSESLGFTYRRRNDLFVIATPWASF, from the exons ATGCTCCAAGTTTTCCCCTTTCCCCTTTTTACTTGGTTGTTCTTCTTGTTTATACTGGTTATTTACTGGAAGAGATCTAAAGCCAAAGGCCAAGGGCAAAAGTTGCCACCAGGGCCATGGAAACTACCTCTTATAGGGAATTTGCACCAGCTAGTTTTCTCCCTTCCACATCGATCTTTAAGAGACTTAGCCCAGAAACATGGACCTATTATGCAACTACAACTGGGTGAGGTCTTGGCTATAATCATTTCATCTCCAAAAGTAGTTGAGGAAGTACTGAAGACGCATGATACTGCTTTGGCAAATCGGCCAATTATTCTTGCCGTTGAAGTTATGTCCTATGATAATTCAGGTATAGTCTTTGCTCCCTATGGTGATTATTGGAGACAAATGCGAAAGATTTGTGTCTCAAAGCTCCTGAGTGCCAAGCGAGTCCAGTCATTTAGCAGAATTAGAGAAGAAGAGGTAAATAATCTTGTTAAATCCATTTCCTTGTCAGAGGGAGTTCCAATCAATCTCAGTGAGAAGATCTTCTCATCAACAAATTGTATAGCTTCCAGGGCAGCCATTGGGAAGAAGTGCAAATACGAAAAAGAATTCATATCATTAATCAAGGAAATGTTTGCTCTAGGTGGAGGCTTTGACTTACCTGATTTGTTCCCTTCACTAAAGTTCCTTGGCTTCCTTACTGGAATGAAGTCTGCCTTggagaaaatacaaaaacagttaGATAGGATTCTTGATGAAATAGTGAACGAGCATAAGATGAAAAGAAGTGCCACTTCAACCAATAAACATGAACCAGgtgatgatgacgatgatgatgaccTAGTTGATGTGCTTATCAAACTTCAGGAGATGGGTGAGCTTGAATTTCGTGTCACAAGTAACCACATTAAAGCTGTTACTGAG GACATCTTCTCAGCAGCAAATGAGACTTCAGCTTCGACAATAGAATGGGCAATGTCAGAATTATTGAGAAACCCTAGAGTGATGGAGAAGGCACAAGCCGAAGTGCGACAAGTTCTACAAGGGAGAAGGAATCTTGATGAGACATACGTTCATAAACTAGATTACCTGAAATTAGTTGTGAAAGAAACACTACGACTACATCCTCCTGGTGCCTTGGTTTCAAGAGAATCAAGAGAAAAATGTGAAATTAATGGGTATGAGATACCAAGCAACACAAAAGTAATCATAAATATATGGGCTTTAGGGAGAGATCCTGAATATTGGATTGATGCTGATTGCTTTTGGCCAGAGAGATTCCATGGTTCTTCTATTGATTTTAAAGGGACCAATTATGAATTCATTCCATTTGGAGGTGGTAGGAGGATGTGTCCTGGCATGTCATTTGCTCTCGCAATTGTTGAACTTGTTCTTTCTCAATTACTATTTCACTTCAATTGGAAACTCCCTAATGACATCAAGCTTGAAGAGCTTGATATGTCCGAGTCTTTGGGATTTACCTATAGGAGAAGGAATGATTTGTTTGTAATTGCCACTCCTTGGGCTTCTTTTTAA